The following coding sequences lie in one Rutidosis leptorrhynchoides isolate AG116_Rl617_1_P2 chromosome 4, CSIRO_AGI_Rlap_v1, whole genome shotgun sequence genomic window:
- the LOC139840318 gene encoding uncharacterized protein: MNTMRIGSNHETVYNLKTRDFGAQQHQQPWQAGIILPSDIVNHQEQLDHQQQMINYSRKETPSCSKTIMEQIGSPSSALWATERYLGFSQNGVTRSFNEDNDVSSVPQMRFDQFIPSNENGYFSSYDRSQRMRCGSVSEKDKLRELKRKLLEETEFSDWRQSKSTICYDGKQDLGAQYGESRQVTRPSSGQLLVNCENTGNVVPSKTRIRWTQDLHDRFVECVTLLGGAEKATPKAILKLMDSEGLTIFHVKSHLQKYRIAKYLPESTKGNSEKRTTTDTISQIENITGMQFKDALQMQLAVQRQLHEQLEIQRNLQLRIEEQAKQLKKMFDQHQQQKANKSEISEMTSSHDDHLSTNFDGDEILNIEDDSEDTIFPSKIS, translated from the exons ATGAATACTATGAGGATTGGTTCTAACCATGAAACAGTTTACAATCTTAAAACTAGAGATTTTGGTgcacaacaacatcaacaaccatGGCAAGCTGGAATTATTTTACCCTCCGATATCGTTAACCATCAAGAACAACTAGATCATCAACAACAGATGATAAATTATAGTAGAAAAGAAACACCATCTTGTAGTAAAACGATCATGGAACAAATCGGTTCACCATCTTCTGCACTTTGGGCAACTGAAAGATACTTGGGCTTTTCACAAAACGGCGTTACTAGATCTTTTAACGAAGATAACGATGTTTCATCTGTACCCCAGATGAGATTTGATCAATTTATACCATCTAATGAAAATGGATACTTTAGTTCTTATGATAGATCACAAAGAATGAGATGTGGGAGTGTATCTGAAAAGGATAAACTTAGGGAGCTAAAACGAAAATTACTTGAAGAAACTGAATTTTCGGATTGGAGACAATCAAAATCCACTATTTGTTATGATGGAAAACAAGATCTTggt GCGCAATATGGGGAATCTAGACAAGTGACTCGACCCTCTTCGGGTCAACTTTTGGTCAACTGTGAAAATACTGGAAACGTTGTTCCAAGTAAAACGCGAATAAGATGGACTCAAGATCTCCATGATCGATTTGTAGAGTGTGTGACTCTCTTAGGTGGTGCTGAAA AGGCGACGCCAAAGGCAATACTGAAGTTAATGGACTCGGAAGGGTTGACAATCTTTCATGTGAAAAGTCATTtgcag AAATACAGGATAGCCAAGTACTTACCTGAATCTACTAAAG GAAATTCTGAAAAGAGAACTACTACGGATACCATATCGCAGATTGAAAATATAAC TGGGATGCAATTTAAGGATGCACTGCAAATGCAACTTGCTGTACAGAGGCAACTTCATGAGCAACTTGAG ATACAAAGAAACTTACAGTTGAGAATAGAAGAACAAGCAAAACAGCTAAAGAAGATGTTTGATCAGCATCAACAACAAAAAGCTAATAAATCCGAGATTTCAGAAATGACATCTTCACACGATGATCATCTGTCTACAAATTTTGATGGTGATGAGATTTTAAATATCGAAGATGATTCTGAAGATACCATTTTTCCATCCAAAATAAGTTAG